The proteins below come from a single Natrinema sp. SYSU A 869 genomic window:
- a CDS encoding acyl-CoA dehydrogenase family protein translates to MTFQLSDEHNAIRDAVREFGENELKPVAEEHDREHKYPEELRKKAAEYDFVAPNIPLEYDGAGMDKISSTIVTEELWRADPGIGSAVGSAGFGTDMIIEFGDEWMKEEWLPKIANGETASCSMISEPAHGSNVAGIETVAEKDGDEYVLNGNKMWITNGTVADVGVLMAKTSPNAGHKGITAFLVEMDRDGITTEKITNKLGIRASDLAEVVIDDVRIPEENVIGDVDKGFYQLMEFFASGRTSVAAQAVGAAQGALDAAIEYATQREQFDQKISEFQAIQHKIAEMATKVEAARSLTYRAATQVEQNNQDVAAQYSSMAKLFASEISVEVADEGIQVHGGSGYVTDYPAERYYRDARITKIYEGTSEIQKNIIADQIL, encoded by the coding sequence ATGACGTTCCAGCTGTCAGACGAACACAACGCGATCCGCGACGCCGTCCGCGAGTTCGGCGAAAACGAGCTGAAACCGGTCGCCGAGGAACACGACCGCGAACACAAGTACCCCGAAGAACTGCGCAAGAAGGCCGCCGAATACGACTTCGTCGCGCCGAACATCCCGCTCGAGTACGACGGTGCCGGGATGGACAAGATCTCTTCGACGATCGTCACCGAAGAGCTCTGGCGAGCCGACCCCGGTATCGGCTCAGCCGTCGGCAGTGCCGGCTTCGGGACTGACATGATCATCGAGTTCGGCGATGAGTGGATGAAAGAGGAGTGGCTGCCCAAGATCGCCAACGGGGAGACGGCCTCCTGTTCCATGATCTCCGAGCCCGCCCACGGGTCGAACGTCGCTGGCATCGAAACGGTCGCCGAGAAAGATGGCGACGAATACGTCCTCAACGGTAACAAGATGTGGATCACCAACGGGACCGTCGCTGACGTCGGCGTCCTGATGGCCAAGACGAGCCCCAATGCGGGTCATAAGGGTATCACCGCCTTCCTCGTCGAGATGGACCGCGACGGCATCACAACCGAGAAAATCACCAACAAGCTGGGCATCCGCGCCTCCGACCTCGCCGAGGTCGTCATCGATGACGTCCGCATTCCCGAGGAGAACGTCATCGGTGACGTCGACAAGGGCTTCTACCAGCTGATGGAGTTCTTCGCCTCCGGCCGCACCAGCGTCGCCGCCCAGGCCGTCGGTGCTGCCCAGGGTGCGCTCGACGCCGCCATCGAGTACGCCACCCAGCGCGAGCAGTTCGACCAGAAAATCTCCGAGTTCCAGGCCATCCAGCACAAGATCGCCGAAATGGCTACCAAGGTCGAAGCTGCCCGCTCGCTGACCTACCGCGCCGCGACCCAGGTCGAACAGAACAATCAGGACGTCGCCGCGCAGTACTCGAGCATGGCGAAGCTGTTCGCCTCCGAAATCTCGGTCGAAGTCGCCGACGAGGGCATCCAGGTCCACGGCGGCTCGGGCTACGTCACGGATTACCCCGCCGAGCGCTACTACCGCGACGCCCGCATCACGAAGATCTACGAAGGCACCAGCGAGATCCAGAAGAACATCATCGCCGACCAGATCCTGTAG
- a CDS encoding long-chain fatty acid--CoA ligase: MTNLVTDVGETVEANPDSAAIAYRGTELTYEEFWERAGQFAQALEDRGIGEGDRVGIYLPNLPQFVTAFYGTLRAGGIIVPMNPQYKAREISHMLGDSGAKAVVSLADLVPTVLEVEDDTDVEQIVSVGADADGATAFDDFLADDTKEIVDRADDDVAVQPYTSGTTGTPKGVLLTHHNLAFTTRANASVPPGGFQASDRLIGTLPLFHIYGMSVVMNGAMYSGGTYYPVPEWDAPTVMNQLEDDEITIMFAVPAMFNDMINQPDADEYEFEALRFANSGGSSLPREVLERFEELWGIQLNEGYGLTETSPVTHANTNENRRKGSIGQPLEGVEAKIVTEEFEEVPRVEEGPIDEESVASETRRGEGGDAAGAADLHEITGELVIHGPNVMTEYYGLPEANEEAFTEEGGKRWFHTGDIGYWDADNFFYVVDREKHMIVTGGYNVYPREVEELLFEHADVADAAVVGVPDERRGETIKAFIVPTPDAEATPEDIKQYCLTNLAEYKHPREVEFVKELPRTTTGKVQKFELRDEGGDA, encoded by the coding sequence ATGACAAATCTCGTGACTGACGTCGGCGAGACCGTGGAAGCGAACCCGGATTCGGCCGCGATCGCGTATCGGGGAACCGAACTGACCTACGAGGAGTTCTGGGAGCGAGCGGGCCAGTTCGCGCAGGCGCTCGAGGACCGCGGCATCGGCGAGGGTGACCGCGTCGGCATCTACCTGCCGAACCTGCCCCAATTCGTCACGGCCTTCTACGGCACGTTGCGCGCTGGCGGGATCATCGTCCCGATGAACCCGCAGTACAAGGCCCGCGAGATCAGCCACATGCTCGGCGACAGCGGGGCGAAGGCGGTCGTCTCGCTGGCCGACCTCGTTCCCACCGTCCTCGAAGTAGAGGACGACACCGATGTCGAGCAGATCGTCAGCGTGGGCGCGGACGCCGATGGCGCGACAGCGTTCGATGACTTCCTCGCGGACGATACGAAAGAAATCGTCGACCGCGCGGATGACGATGTCGCGGTCCAGCCCTACACGTCGGGGACGACCGGCACGCCGAAGGGCGTCCTGCTGACCCACCACAATCTGGCCTTTACGACGCGGGCTAACGCCAGCGTTCCGCCGGGCGGCTTCCAGGCCTCCGACCGACTCATCGGCACGCTCCCGCTGTTCCACATCTACGGCATGTCCGTCGTCATGAACGGCGCGATGTACAGCGGCGGCACCTACTACCCCGTCCCCGAATGGGATGCCCCGACAGTGATGAACCAGCTCGAGGACGACGAGATCACGATCATGTTTGCCGTCCCCGCGATGTTCAACGACATGATCAACCAGCCCGACGCCGACGAGTACGAGTTCGAGGCGCTGCGCTTCGCCAACTCCGGGGGCTCGAGTCTCCCCCGCGAGGTCTTAGAGCGGTTCGAGGAGCTGTGGGGGATCCAGCTCAACGAGGGCTATGGCCTAACCGAGACGAGTCCGGTCACGCACGCGAACACGAACGAGAACCGCCGGAAGGGGAGCATTGGCCAGCCACTCGAGGGCGTCGAGGCGAAGATCGTCACCGAGGAGTTCGAAGAAGTCCCGCGCGTCGAGGAGGGCCCGATCGACGAGGAGAGCGTCGCGTCGGAGACGCGACGAGGCGAAGGCGGTGACGCCGCCGGAGCGGCCGACCTCCACGAAATCACGGGCGAACTCGTCATCCACGGCCCCAACGTGATGACGGAGTACTACGGCTTGCCCGAAGCAAACGAGGAAGCCTTCACCGAGGAGGGTGGCAAACGCTGGTTCCACACCGGTGATATCGGCTACTGGGACGCGGATAACTTCTTCTACGTCGTTGACCGGGAGAAGCACATGATCGTCACCGGCGGCTATAACGTCTATCCGCGCGAGGTCGAGGAGTTGCTCTTCGAGCACGCGGACGTCGCCGACGCCGCCGTCGTCGGGGTTCCGGACGAGCGCCGCGGCGAGACCATCAAGGCCTTCATCGTTCCCACGCCTGACGCCGAGGCGACGCCGGAAGACATCAAACAGTACTGCCTGACGAACCTCGCGGAGTACAAACACCCGCGTGAGGTCGAGTTCGTCAAGGAACTCCCGCGAACGACCACCGGCAAAGTCCAGAAGTTCGAACTCCGCGACGAGGGCGGCGACGCGTAA
- a CDS encoding thiolase family protein → MSDRQPVIVQAVRTPQGKHGGVYADTGSEELSVPLVNEMLERTGLSGADVDDIRWGCAKQVNEQSNNIARVIALLSDLGEEVPGTTIDRLCASSAEAIMSASDAIRAGQREVIVAGGVENMSRNERRKGIDSYAGIAEQYDAAGLAMGQTAENVAREYDVSRDQQDEYGARSQQRAVEATEAGTFDEEIVPIETEDGLMEEDEGLRPGTTKEKIAGLPPAFREDGTVTAANASQVSDGAAGVLITSKEFAEEQGLEIMAEIEDHNVAGVDPTVMGIGPVPAVRGIWERNGRDADDYDLVELNEAFASQTIYCRDELGFDDDTFNVNGGAIAIGHPLGASGARLPVTLIHELQRRGGGLGLSTMCVGYGQGAAVEFRVPEQ, encoded by the coding sequence GCTCTCGGTTCCGCTGGTAAACGAAATGCTCGAGCGGACGGGACTCTCGGGCGCGGACGTCGACGACATCAGGTGGGGCTGTGCCAAGCAGGTCAACGAGCAGAGCAATAACATTGCACGGGTCATCGCCCTCCTGTCGGACCTCGGCGAGGAGGTGCCCGGCACCACCATCGACCGACTCTGTGCCTCCTCAGCGGAGGCGATCATGAGCGCGAGCGACGCGATTCGGGCGGGTCAGCGCGAGGTCATCGTCGCCGGCGGCGTCGAGAACATGTCCCGCAACGAGCGCCGGAAGGGGATCGACTCCTATGCCGGGATCGCCGAACAGTACGATGCGGCCGGCCTCGCGATGGGCCAAACCGCCGAGAACGTCGCCCGGGAGTACGACGTCTCCCGCGACCAGCAGGACGAGTACGGTGCCCGCAGCCAGCAGCGCGCGGTCGAGGCCACTGAGGCGGGAACGTTCGACGAGGAAATCGTCCCCATCGAGACCGAGGACGGCCTCATGGAGGAAGACGAGGGGCTCCGACCCGGCACCACGAAAGAGAAGATCGCCGGTCTGCCGCCCGCATTCCGGGAGGACGGCACCGTCACCGCCGCCAACGCCTCGCAGGTCTCCGACGGCGCTGCGGGGGTCCTGATCACGAGTAAGGAATTCGCCGAGGAACAGGGCCTCGAGATAATGGCGGAAATCGAAGATCACAACGTCGCCGGCGTCGACCCGACGGTGATGGGGATCGGTCCGGTGCCCGCAGTGCGGGGCATCTGGGAGCGAAACGGACGCGACGCCGACGACTACGATCTCGTCGAACTCAACGAGGCGTTCGCCAGCCAGACGATCTACTGCCGGGACGAACTCGGCTTCGACGACGATACCTTCAACGTCAACGGCGGCGCAATCGCTATCGGCCACCCGCTGGGTGCTTCGGGCGCTCGCCTCCCCGTCACCCTGATCCACGAACTCCAGCGGCGGGGCGGCGGGCTCGGTCTCTCGACGATGTGCGTCGGCTACGGACAGGGAGCAGCCGTCGAGTTCCGCGTACCGGAGCAGTAG